A single genomic interval of Aegicerativicinus sediminis harbors:
- a CDS encoding DUF6503 family protein: MKIKSSLLVVPLFFLIFNCGPDKSDGENVIKNSIYFHDPQNNWSTFNDSLKIELQMADGTKRFSEIAINLPENYFSLNATKDSTTSSFIVDGTKCILKLNGMENFSANDSLKHNMTCERAFRYKDYYEYLYGLPMKLMDRGTQIHSSESVTFKGKDYIKVNVSYDKNVGSDIWNFYFNPKNYALEAYQFYKTDETSGGIIPDSGEYILLDELTTISGIKIPKNRKWYYNKNGSFLGEDVLK, encoded by the coding sequence ATGAAAATTAAATCCTCTCTTTTAGTGGTACCTCTATTTTTTTTGATATTCAATTGTGGTCCGGATAAATCCGATGGTGAAAATGTTATCAAAAATTCTATTTACTTTCATGACCCTCAAAATAATTGGTCAACTTTTAATGACAGTTTGAAAATTGAATTACAAATGGCAGATGGCACTAAACGCTTTTCAGAAATTGCCATAAATCTACCAGAGAATTACTTCTCCTTGAATGCCACCAAAGACTCCACTACCTCTAGTTTTATTGTGGATGGAACTAAATGTATTTTGAAATTGAATGGTATGGAAAATTTTTCGGCTAATGATTCCCTTAAACACAATATGACTTGCGAAAGAGCTTTTCGCTATAAAGATTATTACGAGTACCTATATGGATTGCCCATGAAGTTAATGGATCGCGGAACCCAAATCCATTCCTCTGAGTCTGTTACATTTAAAGGCAAAGATTATATCAAGGTTAATGTTTCTTATGATAAAAATGTAGGATCTGATATTTGGAATTTTTATTTCAATCCAAAAAATTATGCTTTGGAGGCCTACCAATTTTATAAAACTGATGAAACCAGTGGGGGTATAATTCCAGATAGTGGTGAATATATTTTACTCGATGAACTTACAACGATAAGCGGAATTAAAATTCCAAAAAACAGAAAGTGGTATTATAATAAAAATGGTAGTTTTTTAGGTGAGGACGTATTGAAATAA